The sequence AACGGTTCTTTGGGCAAAAAAATGCTGTTTACGGAATCAGGTTCAGACGGAATGACAATAGATGAATTCGGGAACATTTACTTGACCGGAAATGGAGTTACCGTCTTCAATCCGCAAGGCGAAAAAATTGCCCATATTGATGTTTCTGAACCATGGACAGCGAATGTTTGTTTTGGAGGAAAAAAATTTAAGACATTATTTATTACTGCCAGTAAAAGTGTTTATACATTAGAAATGAATGTTCGAGGAATGAAATAATCAAAATAGACTGAACTAAAGTCCAGCCCTACAATATGGGACATTCCTTCGGAATTTTTCTTGCTATTAGCAAAAAAAAGAGGCTGTGGCTCTACCAATATTATAAAGCTGGACTTCAGTCCAGCCTTATAATATGAAATATTCATTCAGAATTTTTCTTGTCATCGACAAAAAAAGAGACAGCGGCTCTACCCATATTGTAGAGCTGGACTTCAGTCCAGTTTAGAATGGGATTTTTATTTTCGTTTTCATAGAAAATTATGAAAACAATAATTTCTCTTCTAGCCCCGATCGCAATGATATCCTTTTATGGCGGTGTTCGACATAAAAGATATAATGTAGAGCGGGACAAAAGGTCTTAAAAACGAAAAAATTCTGCTTCTAAAAAAGATTTTAAAATCTAAAACCCTAATAAAATCAATATCTCACAACCATTTTAAAAATCACTTATCGCACGATAAGAAAATATTATGATAAAAATATTTTGTAATTCGAAAAACCGCCATACATTTGCCTAACAGTGTTAAACAATTTAATACTTAATCAAAATGGCTAGTAAAGATCGAATTTTAAGACAAAAAGAAGAAACAAGAAGTAACATTCTTGGAGCTGCTTATGACATCGTAAAGGAAGACGGCTGGAATGGTTTGAGTATGCGCAAAATTGCTGACAGAATTGAATATACTGCCCCAATTATTTATGAATACTTTTCTAATAAAGATGCTATTTTGACCGAATTAACCGGTCAAGGATTTATTAAACTGGCAAAAGAATTAGAAAAAGCGAAAGCAAAATTTGAAAAACCGGAAGAACAATTAGAAGCCATGTGGATGGCCTATTGGGATTTTGCCTTTACAGATACCGAAATGTATCAGGTAATGTTTGGTGTTCAGATGAATTGTTGTTCGCAACAATGTTCCCTTTCAGATTCGCCTTATATGATGTTCACGGCAGTTATTGCTGAAGTCATGAAAAACAGCAATCCGGATCCGGAGATTATTAAACAAAAGTATTTTACTTTCTTTTCTATTATTCATGGTTTGATTGCGATCAACATTATAAACCAAAACGGAGCATTAGAAAGTATCAACAATCAAATTTTGAAAGACGCTATTGGCGGTATTATCAAATCAATACAATAAAAAAATTTTCAATTTCACTTAACAGTGTAAAATAATTTAAGGACAATTTAAAATCCTTTTTTTTAGAAATTTCACTTAACACTGTTAGAAAATTTAATTAAAGTAATTTTGAGTTTTTTTACTCTTTTACTTAACAGTGATAAATGATTTAATACCTATTTAAAGCAACATCAAAAAACAGATTAAAACAGAAAATTTGCGCATTTAAACTTAACAACGTTAGAAAATTTAATATTATTAAATATGAATCCCGAAAATGTTAGAATACCACAATTTTTAAAAAGAAATGTCCAACAAATTAAAACCAATATGAAAATGAAAAATGTAATTATAACCAGCTTTATTCTGGCATTAGTACTAAGCAGCTGTGCTGATAAAAATCAGACGCCTGCTGCTCCGCCTCCACCGGTTTTACCTGTGGCAGCAATTACAAGCGCTAACACAACTACGGACGCTGAATATCCTGCTTCTATACAAGGTACTGTTGACGTTGAAATTCGTCCGCAAGTAAGCGGGAATCTTGAAAGAGTTTATGTTGACGAAGGTGCTTATGTAACAAAAGGTCAAACTTTATTCAAAATAAACGAACGTCCTTTCCGCGAACAATTGAACAACGCTTTAGCGAATTTACATGCGGCTGAAGCAGCTTTAATCAACGCGAATTTAGAAGTTGATAAATTGACCCCATTAGTTCAAAATAAAGTAGTTTCAGATTATCAATTAAAAACAGCTAAAGCTTCACAAAAAATTGCTGCTGCAAATATCGAACAAGCAAAAGCAATGGTTGGCTCGGCTAAAATCAATTTAGGATATACTACTGTAACAGCTCCAGTTAGCGGTTATATTGGAAGATTACCAAAAAAACAAGGAAGTTTAGTTTCGGCTACAGATGTTGAGCCTTTGACAAATCTTTCAGATGTTCACGAAGTTTTTGCTTATTTCTCTCTTGGCGAAACTGATTTTATCAATTTCAAAGCACAATATGCTGGAAGCACAATTGGCGATAAAATCAGAAAATTGCCTCCTGTAACTTTAGTGTTGGCAGATAACAATGCATATCCTCAAACCGGAAAAATTGACATGGTCGATGGTCAATTCGACAAAACTACTGGAGCGATTACGGTAAGAGCAACTTTTCCAAATGCAAACGGAATTTTACGTTCTGGAAATACAGGAAGAATCCGTTTAGGTGTTCAGCACGACGATGCGATTTTAGTGCCGCAATCAGCTACGGTTGAAATGCAGGATAAAGTATTTGTCTTCACTGTAGGCAAAGACAACAAAGTAAGCAAAATGCCAATCACGATTGCTGGTAAAAGCGGTGTTAACTATCTAATTAAAGATGGCGTAAAATCGGGTGACCAAATCGTATTAAGCGGTATTGACAAACTTCAAGAAGGACAGGTTATTCAACCTGAAAAATCAACAAAAGTTGCCCAAGTAATTAATCAAAAATAATAAAAACGACAATGTTCAAAATATTTATACAAAGGCCTGTACTGGCGACCGTTATTTCCATTTTATTGGTGATTCTGGGAGTACTTGGCTTGACTAAATTGCCTTTACAGCAATTTCCTGATATTGCGCCACCATCGGTTTTGGTAACGGCGGTATATCCGGGAGCAAACGCAGAAACGGTTTTGCGTTCGGTTGCTCCTTCTTTAGAAGAATCTATAAATGGTGTAGAAAACATGACTTACATGAGTTCTACAGCGAGTAATGACGGTAGTTTGGCTATCACGGTGTTCTTTAAATTAGGAACAGATGCCGACCAAGCTGCGGTTAACGTTCAAAACAGAGTTGCACAAGCAACGAGCCAGCTTCCTGCAGAGGTTGTACAACAAGGTGTAATCACGGCGAAACAGCAAAACAGTTTCATCATGGCTATTGGTATGTACACCGAAGATGAATCAAAATACGATCAGACTTTTGTTGCCAACTACGCACAAATCAATATCATTCCGGAATTAAAACGTATTCCCGGTGTCGGTTCTGCTAGTATCTTTGGTGGTGTAAAAGACTATTCTATGCGTGTTTGGTTGAATCCAACGCAGATGTCAACTTACAAAATCACGCCAAACGAAATCATGAGCGCTATTCAAGACAAAAGTTTAGAAGCCGCTCCAGGTAAATTTGGTGAACGAAGCAAAGAAGTTTTTGAATATGTAATCAAATACAAAGGAAAGCTAACCAAACCTGAAGATTATGAAAATATCGCAATTCGCTCTAATCCTGACGGTTCTGTTCTTCACTTAAAAGATGTTGCAAGAGTTGAATTAGGTGCATATTCTTATAACAGTTTAACGCGTTTAAATGGTAAAAAAGGAGTTGTAATTGGGGTTATTCAGTTAGCGGGTTCCAACTCAAATGATATTCAGATTGCCATCAATAAAATGATGGAAAAAGCCTCTAAAGATTTCCCAAAAGGAATAAAACATAATATTTTCTATAGTACAAAAGTATCGCTGGATCAATCCATTGAACAGGTTGAACACACTTTATTAGAAGCTTTTATACTGGTATTTATTGTAGTATTTATTTTCCTTCAGGATTTTAGATCAACATTAATCCCGGCTATTGCTGTACCTGTAGCAATTTTAGGAACGTTCTTCTTCATGCAGTTATTCGGATTCTCGATCAACCTGCTAACGCTTTTCGCATTAATTCTGGCGATTGGTATTGTGGTGGATGACGCGATTGTGGTCGTAGAAGCCGTGCATGCGAAAATGGAGCATAAACATTTGTCTCCAAAAGTAGCCACACATGAAGCAATGCACGAAATAACGGGTGCTATTATCTCGATTACGCTGGTAATGGCTGCTGTATTCCTGCCGGTTGGTTTTATGGAAGGCTCTACAGGAGTTTTCTATCGTCAGTTTGCTTTTACTATGGCAATTGCAATTGTAATTTCGGCTGTTAATGCCTTAACATTGTCTCCTGCACTTGCTGCATTATTTTTGAAAGATAATCACGGTGCTCACGATGCAAATGCGCCTTATGCGAAAAAAGGATTTAAAGAAAAATTCTTTACCGCTTTCAACAGCAGTTTTGAATCGCTTACGAATCGTTACGTTGGTGGAAT comes from Flavobacterium sp. KACC 22761 and encodes:
- a CDS encoding TetR/AcrR family transcriptional regulator, encoding MASKDRILRQKEETRSNILGAAYDIVKEDGWNGLSMRKIADRIEYTAPIIYEYFSNKDAILTELTGQGFIKLAKELEKAKAKFEKPEEQLEAMWMAYWDFAFTDTEMYQVMFGVQMNCCSQQCSLSDSPYMMFTAVIAEVMKNSNPDPEIIKQKYFTFFSIIHGLIAINIINQNGALESINNQILKDAIGGIIKSIQ
- a CDS encoding efflux RND transporter periplasmic adaptor subunit, with the protein product MNPENVRIPQFLKRNVQQIKTNMKMKNVIITSFILALVLSSCADKNQTPAAPPPPVLPVAAITSANTTTDAEYPASIQGTVDVEIRPQVSGNLERVYVDEGAYVTKGQTLFKINERPFREQLNNALANLHAAEAALINANLEVDKLTPLVQNKVVSDYQLKTAKASQKIAAANIEQAKAMVGSAKINLGYTTVTAPVSGYIGRLPKKQGSLVSATDVEPLTNLSDVHEVFAYFSLGETDFINFKAQYAGSTIGDKIRKLPPVTLVLADNNAYPQTGKIDMVDGQFDKTTGAITVRATFPNANGILRSGNTGRIRLGVQHDDAILVPQSATVEMQDKVFVFTVGKDNKVSKMPITIAGKSGVNYLIKDGVKSGDQIVLSGIDKLQEGQVIQPEKSTKVAQVINQK
- a CDS encoding efflux RND transporter permease subunit, with the protein product MFKIFIQRPVLATVISILLVILGVLGLTKLPLQQFPDIAPPSVLVTAVYPGANAETVLRSVAPSLEESINGVENMTYMSSTASNDGSLAITVFFKLGTDADQAAVNVQNRVAQATSQLPAEVVQQGVITAKQQNSFIMAIGMYTEDESKYDQTFVANYAQINIIPELKRIPGVGSASIFGGVKDYSMRVWLNPTQMSTYKITPNEIMSAIQDKSLEAAPGKFGERSKEVFEYVIKYKGKLTKPEDYENIAIRSNPDGSVLHLKDVARVELGAYSYNSLTRLNGKKGVVIGVIQLAGSNSNDIQIAINKMMEKASKDFPKGIKHNIFYSTKVSLDQSIEQVEHTLLEAFILVFIVVFIFLQDFRSTLIPAIAVPVAILGTFFFMQLFGFSINLLTLFALILAIGIVVDDAIVVVEAVHAKMEHKHLSPKVATHEAMHEITGAIISITLVMAAVFLPVGFMEGSTGVFYRQFAFTMAIAIVISAVNALTLSPALAALFLKDNHGAHDANAPYAKKGFKEKFFTAFNSSFESLTNRYVGGIKFLIRKKWLSLGGLAAITIATVLLVKTTPAGFIPTEDQGFIAIAVNTPSGTSLDGTQKVMTEAENTLRGLDASRFVTAISGFNLLTNSTSPSSAVVFVLLKPNEDRGEVKNIEDIMNQVRGKLGSISGGSFFVFSFPTVPGFSNVEALDLVLQDKTGGKLDKFSGISQNFIGELMKRPEIAVAFTSFKADYPQLQLDINDEKANQLGVNVKDILQTMQTYFGSAQASDFNRFGKYYRVVVQADIADRADPSSIDRVFVKNKTGEMVPINTLVKLTRVYGSETASRYNLFNSISINAIPKPGFSSGDAIKAIEEVAAQQLPAGYGYEFSGQTREEISSGGQSATIFLLCLIFVYFLLAAQYESYILPLAVILSIPAGIFGVFVAIGLTGIENNIYVQVALVMLIGLLAKNAILIVEFAVQKRKSGQALVRASIDAAKLRLRPIIMTSLAFVVGLVPMMSAKGPSAQGNHSISIGAAGGMLSGVILGLFIIPVLFIVFQHLQEKVTGKPVAVIHNEEKQ